CTGGTAATGTAATGTCTGTGTTCTTTGCATTGTGAGCTGCGGCATGTATTGTTGCTGTGTGATTCTTTCCCATCTCTCCTGACCCTGGGGGATGACGAGCGGTCAGGTGGCAAGTCTGGTGTTGCTGTGTGACTCTTTCCTATCTCTCCTGAGCCTGGGGGATGACGAGCGGTCAGGTGGTGAGTCTGGTGTTGCTGTGTGACTCTTTCCTATCTCTCCTGAGCCTGGGGGATGACGAGCGGTCAGGTGGTGAGTCTGGTGTTGCTGTGTGACTCTTTCCTATCTCTCCTGAGCCTGGGGGATGACGAGCGGTCAGGTGGCGAGTCTGGTGTTGCTGTGTGACTCTTTCCTATCTCTCCTGAGCCTGGGGGATGACGAGCGGTCAGGTGGCGAGTCTGGTGTTGCTGTGTGACTCTTTCCTATCTCTCCTGAGCCTGGGGGATGACGAGCGGTCAGGTGGCGAGTCTGGTGTTGCTGTGTGACTCTTTCCTATCTCTCCTGAGCCTGGGGGATGACGAGTGGTCAGGTGGCGAGTCTGGTGTTGCTGTGTGACTCTTTCCTATCTCTCCTGAGCCTGGGGGATGACGAGTGGTCAGGTGGCAAGTCTGGTGTTGCTGTGTGACTCTTTCCTATCTCTCCTGAGCCTGGGGGATGACGAGCGGTCAGGTGGCGAGTCTGGTGTTGCTGTGTGACTCTTTCCTATCTCTCCTGAGCCTGGGGGATGACGAGCGGTCAGGTGGCGAGTCTGGTGTTGCTGTGTGACTCTTTCCTATCTCTCCTGAGCCTGGGGGATGACGAGCGGTCAGGTGGCGAGTCTGGTGTTGCTGTGTGACTCTTTCCTATCTCTCCTGAGCCTGGGGGATGACGAGCGGTCAGGTGGTGAGTCTGGTGTTGCTGTGTGACTCTTTCCTATCTCTCCTGAGCCTGGGGGATGACGAGCGGTCAGGTGGCGAGTCTGGTGTTGCTGTGTGACTCTTTCCTATCTCTCCTGAGCCTGGGGGATGACGAGTGGTCAGGTGGTGAGTCTGGTGTTGCTGTGTGACTCTTTCCTATCTCTCCTGACCCTGGGGGATGACGAGCGGTCAGGTGACGAGTCTGGTGTTGCTGTGTGACTCTTTCCTATCTCTCCTGAGCCTGGGGGATGACGAGCGGTCAGGTGGCGAGTCTGGTGTTGCTGTGTGACTCTTTCCTATCTCTCCTGAGCCTGGGGGATGACGAGTGGTCAGGTGGTGAGTCTGGTGTTGAAACTCCCTCCCTGAGCCACCTAGGTCGACGCACACTTGTCTTTACTGTGCACTATTAAAGCATTTTGTTATATAGTATTAACGCCCCTGCGTTTATTTAACAGTAGGGACTGAGGAGAGGGAAGATGTTACTTCAGTGCTGTCATATGTACTCTAAGTCATTGTGGTGTACAGTACCCTCTGGTGGCTGCTGTTTGAAGCTGCACTTGTTTCAATGActgtgtttgtgctgtgtgtgcgcatgtgtgcgtgtgtgtgtgtgtgctgtccagTGCTGGCTCATGATAGTTCTCGACAGCTACCCTGGATTGATTTGAATGGTTTTCTTTCATTGTTGCATTAGCCATGCATTCCCTAACACTAATGCTTATACCCGGTTATGGGGCAGACATAAATTGTACTATCTAAAAGCTGCTACCTACCAGACACAATGCGACAAGAGAAACCTGTGCAGTGATGCGACCAAAATGAATAGAACCCATACTTTCAAAAAGTATGTTTCACACCACAGGCGCCATAGAAGCGACACCAGAGCGATACTGGAGcgatgcaaaataaataggattgattCGCGACAACTAGGGTATTACCAATCAGAGAACGGCTTCAATGCgcatggtccagcagggtgaagctgTCTCCAGAATGACAGAGGAAACTGTAATACCCAGAGTTTTATGACATCACAATtctaaagatacagatttgaaaggtaatatatgggagtccatttcaaaGGActtggataagcctggtgtgtatgattcatTGCCATATGTATTGCTACAGAGTTATCAAGGGCAgcactgtaaaacatttcagtAATTATACACGAAGCTGAAATGATCAATAAGCAGTTCCTTATGAAAAATGGTAAAAAATCCATACAGCTTATAAATCAGTTTGCTTAAAAAATCTCTCAAAATAATTGACTTACCAcaacaaagaaagagaaaattCAGAGGACATTCCAACTGTCTTAGTCGTTTTGAAGTATTCACTATTAGTTAAGCTGTGCAGACTGACTTAATAGcccagaaaattaaaaaaaaaagatattttaatcAGGCTTTTGAAGAGGGTTTTATGTTGGGCTCAtaccattttttaataaaagaaatgaCAGAGCAGGATCAAAATGGTTTCAACCCCACGTCTGAGGGCATGCTGCTGCTGTGAAGCCTCTCTCAGATAGCTGTCTCCTCTGCAGTGTGTCCTGCTAGTTGTGCCCAGAACCACATGCACTGTGGACTGGCAGAAAGCATTGATGCAGCTTTATTCACAGCACTGCTGCAACTGTTGTCAACCTTTATAAAAGAAGCCATCCACCGTAACAGAGGCTGGTGTCTCTACGTAGAGGAACTCTTGAGGGCACCCCATATGGGCATCTTATGAGACCCCCAATGAActgaccccacccccaccccccccacacacacacacattatcaagCAGGCATGGCCAGCACTGGcattttcattacatgatgtgTCAATAAATATTTTGATGTCGTTTCAGGTTCTAATACTAAAACctcaaaaggcaaaaaaaaaggtaagcaaTTCCTGACCCCTTTTCCTGGTCTCTGCATGGTTATGTGATTTCCCCCTGAGTAATGATAAACATGAACTGCAGTTAGGCGTGCATTACCTGCAGCAGCAGTTAAGCAACCTTAGACCAGCCCGCTTTGTAAACTTGTGCTTCTATTTTTCTTTAGGCAAAAAACAAGGCCCTCCTGGTGCTCCAGGCCCTCCTGGCCCTCAGGGGCCCCCAGGACCACAAGGCCCTCCAGGAATTCCAGGAATTCCCGGCATCCCTGGAACCAGCGCCATGGGGCCACCTGGGCCAGCCGGGCCTCCGGGACCACAGGGCCAACCCGGGCTTCCAGGACCTTCAGGTACACACCATTCCAGTATTGCACTCCGAGTGTGATACCAGAAACAAACCCCTCCATGCATCAAACAGATACATTAGGGAGCATGGTAGATTGTGTTGTAGGAAGGAACTCCAAAAGGATCTGTGCAGAGCGCACACAGCCACCCAGTGTTTAAATGCTGTAAGTGACTCAAAGCTGCTGTGCATGCTGCAAGTtacttattgtatttttttcatttgcaggaGCAGTAGAAAAAGCAGGGGCCAGAGAGACGCAGGTAGGAGCTCAGTGTTGTCATCTGCATTCAGTGCTCCTACTGTACTGCACTTCTCATACAGACAAAATACTTGAGCATGTGGAAATAATTCTGCAAatctatttttcattttacagccAGCAGTGGTGCATCTGCAAGGACAAGGATCAGCAATTCAAGTAAAGAATGGTAAGAGTTAAATTGAAGAAACTAAAGCACAAGTTATCAAGTATTCATGTGCTTCACTAGGATGAGGGGAGGGGGCAGATAGTTTGTCATTTTTGGGTCATAACATTTTCTTAATAGGGTGAAATACTTCTAGTGATGGGAGTCATTATTTCCAGAGGTcatatgaatgtgtgtgtgggtgggtatactgtacatatagatgttgtttaaaaacaattgtaacagGTTTGTGgtttaattcaatattttaaatgcctGTAAAAAATCAAATGTATGATATTAAAGTGGACTGGGGGTCTATGCTTCAGCTAGTACTGCAGTTCCTTCGTAGACTGGAGCATCTGTCTACTTGACTCTTCCTGTTGTGAAGTCATTGCTGATTTAAATGAAGTAAGactgtcctgtgtttgtttaatgATGACTGATGCTGAGTGACTGCCCTCTTCTCACGCTGAGATCTTTCAGGGGGCGTGCTGAATGACTGGTCTCGCATCTCCATGAACCCCAAGGTGTTCAAGCTGCACACGCGCAGCGGGGCGCTCGAGGTGCTGGTCGACGGGACCTACTTCATCTATAGTCAGGTAGAAGTGAGTATGGTCTTGGACCTAACTCTGTCAACTGCATGCCACTGAGAAGAGCAAGCCTGGATCCTGTCTGACGCTAATAAAACTCTATCAGGAACATTTAGAATAGCTAACCATCACAATAGGGAAGTTTCActttatcaattactttttcttcttcattttattgatttgatatatatatatatatatatatatatatatatatatatatatatatatatatatatatatatatatatttattatatttgcatGTACAAAAAGGGTTTCCCaagaagtgattttaaaaaatttttttttaaaaaaatgttttcggGAAGAAGCCTATGTAGTAAGGAAAGATCTACTGGTCGTGAAAATGTCaaaatagaatgttcattccaagaggttccacCGTTCCAAGTTTGAAGATGAACTTGTTGTTTCCGAGCAGCGTTCGTTCCACAGCACTGACTCATCCCACAGAgggtgatgtcttcagcagtgggtttatcattgttgaaatgtcaggctactggaaatgtagtggtgttgatttgaatgtttttaaagtgGACAaaactaaagttaaaaaaaataattaaactcacCTTCGCAATACTAATTATTAGGATATTCTCCAGTATTAATTCTTCGTCCATTCTAGCCGAGTTGTGTCAATATTCAGTTATACTGAAAGGGGAAAATACATGCTAAATATTGCACAGGCAGCAGGCAATTTCCAGTACTGCGTCTTCCATGTGTAGATTTGTACTTGCAATAATTTAACACTGATAGTAAAATAAGTACCGTGCATGTTCATTTGTACCTGAtgcacattatataaaaaaaaaaaaaaaatgataactttAATTTACCTAGAATGCTTTTTGCCATGGGTTACAAATAGAGGTAGCCAAAACTGTATGATTCTTGTGACTGGTCATGTATATTCTTTTTaattctctgtctctctctttgtctctctcccCCCTGTCTCTTTCCCCTCTCCCTGGTGATTTGGTGCCAGGTATACTACATCAACTTCACAGATTTTGCCAGCTATGAGGTTGTGGTTGACGAGACCCCCTTCTTGCAGTGCACGCGGAGCATTGAGACGGGCAAGACCAACTTCAACACCTGCTACACCGCTGGGGTCTGCATGCTGAGGGCGAGGCAGAGAATAGCCATCAAAATGGTCCATGCAGACATCTCCATCAACATGAGCAAGCACACAACATTCTTCGGGGCGATCCGGCTCGGGGAGGCTCCAtcatcttaaaacaaacaaaccgcaCCACAGATATATTGGATACCCAGCCTTGATGTCTGTCTGCGTCCCTGTCCCTAATCCCTGCCTCTCACTCGTGCTCAGAGGACGAAGGAGCCCAAGCAATCATCAGCTTGTGAATTGCTCAAATGCAGAGTCCTCAATACCGTAGACCCTGCTAATGTATATGAAGGAGCAGAGTTCTCCTCTGGAGGCCGTACGTTCTGGAATGGAACTAACCACATGTAACAGTGTTGGAATCCTATAGCTCCCTCAGTTATCACAGGTATGAGAAAGGATGTTGCTAATGTGCAGTGTAGCACCAAAGGGAATGAGCAATGCACCTGCcagcagagacgctgttctgatcCTTGCTTTGTCCTGCTGGAGGACCTTGTTGCTAAAAAAGCGTTGCCATTTCAGGACCAGCTCTGACCTCGGGACTTGCATGGGATGAGATTGCATTACACCGGACTCACTTTGCGGGAAACAagacaacagtttattttaattataaccattttacatattttatataccaAGTCTTGTGATCTGTGTCATAATGGGACACCTGTGTAGTGCGCACTCAAGGACAAGAGCTGGAAACAGAAGACTGAAGGGACTGAAACCCAAAGGGATGATCTCTATGAAGATCTTGATCCATGTGTTGATGCAGTATATCGCTGCTGTCCAGGTAAACCGCTCGCCTGCAATCCACACACTGGATACTCCAAGAGCTCAAGCAGCAGAACCTGCACATTCTTATTTGTCTTTTTAAGCTTATTTATATGTTCATGTTTTATAGTGGCGCCCTCGTCGTTTTAATGTTTAgataaccctgtgtgtgtgtgtatgtgtgtatgtatatatatatattatatggctatatatgtatatatatatatatatatatatatatatatatatatatatatatatatatatatatatatatatatatatatatatatatatatataattaccaccaccttacatatataatatactgtggtatctgtaaatgtatatttttttttctgtatttatgaAATTCCTGTAGAGATTCAGCACCCACTTCAGTGGATCAAGTAGGCATTGTATGGTAATGCTGTGAACAAAAGTCACCGCTATTACTACACGAGTCGATTTAAGAAAAAGTGCTCACCGCTAACTACACGAGTCGTtttcatctgctttttttttttatttattttttatataaagtcaaTACCTTCCTGTGCAAACCTTGCCACCCCAGATTGTCCCAGACTGACAAACAGTAAAGTTATCAAATGCTATCGTTTCACTGAGCAGCTTAAAACACCTCTGAGACTGAAGAGCCAGGTATCTTGCTGTGTAAACAAGGAGCCCCCCGACCGTGTGTTATCTCAAAGGCTGGTCCCTTGATAGATGAGAGTAAATGAGAGGTCTTCTAATAAATTCCTGGTTTTGCCTAAAATGTACACAGGGTGGGGGGGCAGCCTTGAAGCCGTGTATTTGCTGACAGACACGGAGGCCACAGCTGTGGGCTCTTCTGGAGTGCACTGAAGATACAGAACAGATTTGTAGGTGTAATGACCCAAAGGAACACCTCCATAATGAATTGGGGAGGAACACCTGCCCCTGGGACATCCTATCGAGGAAAGACACTCATCACTCCAGCCTAATCTGTGTCTTAAAGAACCAGATCACCCGTCCTTTAatgctcctttaaaaaaaactgaacccaACAGAACTACTTGTTGAGGTATTAAGAAAACCTTATCTGGTTTCAAggagttttaatttttttttttttttttttttttttttttgttcgttcaGAATGGCTGATCCAACGCAGGCTGCTCACTGTACTGGAAAGGGTCAATcagt
This window of the Polyodon spathula isolate WHYD16114869_AA chromosome 7, ASM1765450v1, whole genome shotgun sequence genome carries:
- the LOC121318941 gene encoding ectodysplasin-A-like isoform X2; this translates as MASKSFTEKLANLEQKTLKPELPVTCKCRKQCNSCKIFLGFFALSLWLHLVTLLCYLDLRSEVKRELLHKNREEFVTLDANDLKEHKSPELEVLDRHYPALLEEDELALSNQFNTADLPRLPEENKRPLHRTKRSQNRDRDGEGGSNTKTSKGKKKGKKQGPPGAPGPPGPQGPPGPQGPPGIPGIPGIPGTSAMGPPGPAGPPGPQGQPGLPGPSGAVEKAGARETQPAVVHLQGQGSAIQVKNDLSGGVLNDWSRISMNPKVFKLHTRSGALEVLVDGTYFIYSQVYYINFTDFASYEVVVDETPFLQCTRSIETGKTNFNTCYTAGVCMLRARQRIAIKMVHADISINMSKHTTFFGAIRLGEAPSS
- the LOC121318941 gene encoding ectodysplasin-A-like isoform X1 produces the protein MASKSFTEKLANLEQKTLKPELPVTCKCRKQCNSCKIFLGFFALSLWLHLVTLLCYLDLRSEVKRELLHKNREEFVTLDANDLKEHKSPELEVLDRHYPALLEEDELALSNQFNTADLPRLPEENKRPLHRTKRSQNRDRDGEGGSNTKTSKGKKKGKKQGPPGAPGPPGPQGPPGPQGPPGIPGIPGIPGTSAMGPPGPAGPPGPQGQPGLPGPSGAVEKAGARETQPAVVHLQGQGSAIQVKNDLSGGVLNDWSRISMNPKVFKLHTRSGALEVLVDGTYFIYSQVEVYYINFTDFASYEVVVDETPFLQCTRSIETGKTNFNTCYTAGVCMLRARQRIAIKMVHADISINMSKHTTFFGAIRLGEAPSS
- the LOC121318941 gene encoding ectodysplasin-A-like isoform X3, whose translation is MASKSFTEKLANLEQKTLKPELPVTCKCRKQCNSCKIFLGFFALSLWLHLVTLLCYLDLRSEVKRELLHKNREEFVTLDANDLKEHKSPELEVLDRHYPALLEEDELALSNQFNTADLPRLPEENKRPLHRTKRSQNRDRDGEGGSNTKTSKGKKKGKKQGPPGAPGPPGPQGPPGPQGPPGIPGIPGIPGTSAMGPPGPAGPPGPQGQPGLPGPSGAVEKAGARETQPAVVHLQGQGSAIQVKNGGVLNDWSRISMNPKVFKLHTRSGALEVLVDGTYFIYSQVEVYYINFTDFASYEVVVDETPFLQCTRSIETGKTNFNTCYTAGVCMLRARQRIAIKMVHADISINMSKHTTFFGAIRLGEAPSS
- the LOC121318941 gene encoding ectodysplasin-A-like isoform X4; translated protein: MASKSFTEKLANLEQKTLKPELPVTCKCRKQCNSCKIFLGFFALSLWLHLVTLLCYLDLRSEVKRELLHKNREEFVTLDANDLKEHKSPELEVLDRHYPALLEEDELALSNQFNTADLPRLPEENKRPLHRTKRSQNRDRDGEGGSNTKTSKGKKKGKKQGPPGAPGPPGPQGPPGPQGPPGIPGIPGIPGTSAMGPPGPAGPPGPQGQPGLPGPSGAVEKAGARETQPAVVHLQGQGSAIQVKNGGVLNDWSRISMNPKVFKLHTRSGALEVLVDGTYFIYSQVYYINFTDFASYEVVVDETPFLQCTRSIETGKTNFNTCYTAGVCMLRARQRIAIKMVHADISINMSKHTTFFGAIRLGEAPSS